From the genome of bacterium, one region includes:
- the lnt gene encoding apolipoprotein N-acyltransferase, which translates to MLWGKYLIRVVGWIRESWRWIAAAVSGLLLVLAFPPFESGQVAWVALIPLLLALLVQSHAKPGIPVQTAFKMGLTTGLIFWLITMSWMFRLFDTSPAPAVLIVIGWLLLCGYCSLFLGVFAMSVAWLAQHIGKDKFWQTLLLTFLIPVLWVGGEVIRSYLFAGFPWNLLAISQYRNVLLIQAAQWVGAPGVSGVLMLANTGLAFTILRYVSPRKQKHYRPHLELFVALLSMALCFRSGVLLVREYTPVIRSVTISAIQPAIPQIKKWTDEQVDLIHSTFRQLMTQTVKDPEGLPDLIVWPETATPYCVTDERGASKDFVEELCHWGSPLLVGSMDEVSVGWSVSYYNASFLFDTNGVVTEHYYKQHLVPFGEFVPLSGIIPWLGTLAPMGWNCSPGREATVFTLGSLSKWSFSCLICFEDIMADLSRAAVKRGARLLVNQTNDAWFDRSAGPEQHLAHCVFRCVENRVAAVRVANSGVSCLIEPTGLIVEQTENGIGRPPEAAVLRWQVPIPEADFELTAYTRYGDWLLGIPCGVVAVICFVLAWQTLRRKTLLADKGVDQL; encoded by the coding sequence ATGCTGTGGGGAAAATACTTGATCCGGGTGGTGGGGTGGATTCGCGAGTCTTGGCGTTGGATAGCAGCCGCAGTTTCGGGTTTGCTGTTAGTGCTCGCGTTTCCACCTTTTGAGTCGGGACAGGTCGCCTGGGTGGCCTTGATCCCGCTCTTGTTAGCGTTATTAGTTCAATCGCACGCTAAGCCCGGAATCCCGGTTCAAACGGCCTTCAAGATGGGCTTGACCACCGGTCTCATATTCTGGCTCATCACCATGAGTTGGATGTTCCGGTTGTTTGATACCTCGCCTGCACCTGCAGTTTTGATTGTGATCGGTTGGCTTTTGTTGTGCGGGTATTGTTCGCTATTTCTGGGCGTATTTGCCATGTCTGTTGCTTGGCTGGCTCAGCATATCGGCAAGGATAAATTCTGGCAGACCCTTTTACTCACGTTCTTAATTCCCGTCTTATGGGTGGGTGGCGAGGTAATCCGCTCCTATTTGTTTGCCGGTTTTCCCTGGAATTTGCTGGCCATCTCCCAGTACCGGAATGTACTGCTGATTCAAGCGGCCCAATGGGTCGGAGCTCCGGGCGTTTCGGGTGTGTTGATGCTGGCCAATACCGGCCTGGCCTTTACTATTTTGCGCTACGTTTCACCACGTAAGCAGAAACACTATCGACCGCATTTGGAATTGTTTGTCGCACTGTTGAGTATGGCGCTTTGCTTCAGGTCGGGCGTTTTACTCGTCCGGGAGTATACCCCGGTTATCCGCTCCGTCACCATCAGCGCCATTCAGCCGGCGATCCCACAGATCAAAAAATGGACGGATGAGCAAGTGGATCTTATTCATTCCACATTCCGCCAGTTGATGACGCAGACGGTAAAAGATCCCGAGGGGCTCCCGGATCTCATTGTCTGGCCTGAAACGGCAACCCCGTATTGTGTTACCGATGAACGGGGCGCCTCGAAGGATTTTGTTGAGGAGCTCTGTCACTGGGGGAGCCCCTTGTTGGTGGGCTCCATGGATGAAGTCAGCGTCGGCTGGAGTGTTTCGTATTATAATGCGAGTTTCCTGTTTGATACCAACGGTGTCGTAACCGAGCATTATTATAAGCAACATCTGGTTCCTTTTGGTGAGTTTGTACCTCTGAGCGGGATCATTCCCTGGTTGGGTACGCTGGCACCCATGGGCTGGAATTGTTCGCCCGGACGGGAAGCAACCGTCTTTACGCTGGGCTCCTTATCCAAATGGAGTTTTTCCTGCCTGATTTGTTTCGAAGATATTATGGCGGATTTGTCGCGGGCTGCGGTCAAGAGAGGTGCCCGGCTGTTGGTGAACCAGACGAATGATGCCTGGTTTGACCGGTCGGCAGGCCCGGAACAACATTTGGCCCATTGCGTTTTCAGGTGCGTGGAAAATCGGGTGGCGGCCGTGCGGGTGGCGAACTCGGGGGTTTCCTGTCTGATTGAACCAACCGGGCTGATTGTCGAGCAGACGGAGAATGGGATCGGACGACCGCCGGAAGCCGCCGTACTGCGCTGGCAGGTGCCGATTCCTGAGGCGGACTTTGAATTGACCGCTTATACCCGCTATGGCGACTGGCTTTTAGGCATACCCTGCGGAGTTGTCGCCGTGATTTGTTTTGTGTTAGCATGGCAAACTCTGCGGCGAAAAACGTTGCTGGCAGATAAGGGAGTGGATCAATTATGA
- the prfB gene encoding peptide chain release factor 2 (programmed frameshift) gives MNEDIKGRIQEMREKTDEMRGYFDVAKRKATLNELEAQTAMPGFWDDPNKAKNHLGRVNEIKAVLDPFARIDKLVEEAGLMAELSEAEEPGPLRDHALSDAAKDLDRAEVLFNELETRSLLNGPLDRSNAFVTVHAGAGGTESCDWANMLFRMFQRFASKKGFEVEVLDIQAGDEAGIKYATFAVRGPFAYGFMKCERGIHRLVRISPFDSNKRRHTSFASLDVIAELDDDIEVEIDEKDLRIDTFRSSGSGGQHVNKTDSAIRITHMPTGLVVSCQAERSQHMNKAKSMQMLKAKIYELEMDKKRKEMERFYGQKGEMAWGNQIRSYVFQPYTMVKDHRTEAETSNVEAVMDGDLDRFIEAYLKKEKAAERKS, from the exons ATGAATGAAGATATTAAGGGCCGCATTCAGGAAATGCGGGAGAAAACCGATGAGATGCGAGGTTAT TTTGACGTCGCCAAACGGAAAGCGACGTTAAATGAACTCGAAGCCCAGACCGCAATGCCGGGGTTTTGGGATGACCCCAATAAGGCTAAAAACCATCTCGGTCGCGTGAATGAGATTAAGGCGGTTTTGGATCCCTTCGCCCGGATTGATAAACTGGTTGAGGAAGCTGGCTTGATGGCCGAGCTGTCCGAGGCGGAAGAGCCCGGCCCTCTTCGGGATCATGCGTTGAGCGATGCGGCCAAAGATCTTGATCGCGCCGAGGTTCTCTTTAATGAACTGGAGACCCGGTCGCTCTTGAATGGGCCCCTGGATCGAAGCAATGCCTTTGTGACCGTCCATGCCGGTGCCGGGGGTACGGAGTCCTGCGACTGGGCCAATATGCTATTCCGCATGTTTCAGCGCTTTGCTTCAAAAAAAGGCTTTGAGGTCGAAGTACTCGATATTCAGGCGGGTGATGAAGCCGGAATTAAATATGCCACTTTTGCAGTTCGGGGTCCGTTTGCGTATGGATTCATGAAATGTGAGCGGGGAATTCACCGGTTAGTCCGCATCAGCCCCTTTGATTCCAACAAGCGGCGTCACACCTCCTTTGCCTCATTGGATGTTATTGCTGAATTGGACGATGACATTGAGGTGGAGATCGATGAAAAAGATCTGCGCATTGATACCTTCCGTTCCAGCGGTTCGGGTGGACAGCATGTCAACAAGACGGATTCAGCCATCCGGATCACCCATATGCCGACAGGCCTTGTTGTGTCATGTCAGGCAGAACGCTCCCAACACATGAACAAGGCCAAATCCATGCAGATGTTGAAGGCCAAGATATATGAGCTTGAGATGGATAAGAAACGCAAGGAGATGGAACGCTTCTATGGTCAGAAGGGTGAAATGGCCTGGGGTAACCAAATTCGATCATATGTTTTTCAGCCCTATACAATGGTGAAAGATCATCGTACAGAGGCCGAAACCAGTAATGTTGAAGCCGTCATGGATGGGGATTTGGATCGTTTCATTGAGGCGTACCTGAAGAAGGAAAAAGCCGCCGAGAGAAAGAGTTAA